One stretch of Arachis duranensis cultivar V14167 chromosome 1, aradu.V14167.gnm2.J7QH, whole genome shotgun sequence DNA includes these proteins:
- the LOC107491512 gene encoding uncharacterized protein LOC107491512 yields MAKRIDSLQVTSVNVTNQPSTGWGTNKENQEDQQQEQVQYVHNQGSGSNEQAVIERPTSSLLSDTIPNPKEEFKAIQLRSGRTLVNNKEIDKKLMDNEKRPIEEDEAVLNKKELEKLKENNDQLQNSRKGKQVIKEPSQEQRQEVKAHTPPLPYPQRFNKEIKDQYFPKFLEVFKKLEINIPLAEALEQMPLYAKFLKELINKKRSLHEKETIMLTEECSGVIQRGIPRKLKDPGSFVVSCTIGKMTLEKALYDLGASINLMSLSMMRKLAIEEIKPTRMSLVIADRSIKTPNAVVENLLVKVGEFIFPVDFVILDTEEEGNNSIILGRPFLATARAIIDVEKGEMIFRVHKEQMVINVFKSMQHPLEQENYMRVDMTERLVEDMLEDNCHEQ; encoded by the exons atggctaagagaattGACAGTTTACAAGTTACATCAGTGAATGTCACCAATCAACCATCAACTGGGTGgggaacaaataaagaaaaccaAGAGGATCAGCAGCAGGAACAAGTTCAATATGTGCACAATCAAGGTTCTGGATCAAATGAG CAAGCTGTGATTGAAAGGCCAACAAGCTCACTCTTAAGTGACACCATTCCAAATCCTAAAGAAGAATTCAAAGCtattcaattaaggagtggaaggaCCTTGGTGAATAACAAGGAAATCGACAAGAAGCTTATGGACAATGAAAAAAGGCCAATTGAGGAAGATGAAGCTGTACTAAACAAGAAGGAactagagaagcttaaagagaaCAATGACCAGCTACAAAATTCAAGAAAAGGGAAGCAAGTAATAAAAGAACCATCTCAAGAACAAAGGCAAGAAGTGAAAGCTCACACACCTCCCTTGCCATACCCTCAAAGGTTCAACAAGGAGATCAAGGATCAATACTTCCCCAAATTCCTTGAAGTCTTTAAGAAGTTGGAGATTAATATCCCCCTGGCTGAAGCATTAGAGCAGATGCCTCTATATGCAAAGTTCTTGAAAGAGCTCATCAATAAAAAGAGAAGTTTGCATGAGAAGGAAACCATTatgctcactgaagaatgcagtggtGTGATTCAAAGGGGTATTCCACGAAAACTcaaagatccagggagctttgtgGTTTCATGCACCATAGGCAAAATGACATTAGAGAAAGCTCTCTATGATCTAGGTGCTAGTATCAACTTGATGTCCCTCTCAATGATGAGAAaacttgccatagaagaaatcaaaccCACTAGGATGTCACTGGTGATAGCCGACAGATCAATTAAGACTCCCAATGCTGTTGTGGAAAATCTATTAGTGAAGGTTGGAGAGTTTATCTTCCCTGTGGACTTTGTGATCTTGGACACAGAAGAGGAAGGAAACaactcaattatcttgggaaggccatttctagCTACGGCAAGAGCTATTATCGATGTAGAAAAGGGAGAAATGATATTCAGGGTACACAAAGAGCAAATGGTCAtcaatgttttcaaatcaatgcaACACCCCCTTGAGCAAGAAAACTACATGAGAGTGGATATGACAGAAAGATTGGTGGAAGACATGCTGGAAGACAATTGTCATGAGCaatag